Part of the Tepiditoga spiralis genome, ATACTTTTTAAATAAATTTTTGCAGTTTTATCATGTTGTTGCTTTTTTTGTATTGCACCAAAAGGATTTGCAAAATAACTATAAGTTAATCCTTTTTCTGAAGTTGTACCTTTTGCCATTCTTGCTCCTTTTGAAAAAATTTCGTATGCACTTTCAGATGAGTCAAAAAATTCTATTGCTTTTTCATTTTCCTTAACTTTTTCATAATTATTTGCATAAAAGAAATAATCTATCTTTGTAGGTTTTATTATCTCTGAATAATTAGAATAAGGAACTATTATTCTTGCATTTATCTCATTAGGATTCATAAATATACTTCTATCCATTGCAGAATAAGCATATCCAGGTTGTAAATCATCCAATCTAACAAATGCTCCTGTTTCAGTTCCATATGCAACTATTTCTCCAGTTTTTAATATATCTAATGATCCCATATCATCAATTAAAATATTTACTTCTGAAACATTTTTATGTAGCCTATTTAAAGCATCTAAAGTTTCTGATTTTCCCGCTCCAGAATCCCCCATAATCATTACATTAGCTTTTTTACCATTTCTAAGTTTTATTTCAGCAAGTGCTCCATGTATAGGTAATCTATTTTCATCTATAACTATTAGATTATGTATTGTTAAAATAACTTTTTTCATATATCCAAAATAATCTATTGAAGGATCATCTCCAACTATTCCAACATAAGTTCCATCTTTTTCATGATATATTACTCCATTATAATCATCATCTTCTTCAAAAAAATTTTTATCCATTCCTAAAATATAAATACCATCTGGTTTTACATTGTTTACTATTTCAAAACTTGCCAATTCAAACAAGTTTCCTAATCCAGCTGCCAAAGCTAAATATTCTTTATTAACTACTACATGAATTAATTTTTTACAAACATGTATTGGGAATACAAACCAATTTTGAGGATTTAATTTTATTTTATCTAAAATTCCTTTTTCTTTTAATTTAAACAAACCTCTTCTTTTATTAGATTTAGTATAAAAAATTACTGGTGGTTCAAAAACAAAGCTCCACACATGTTCCATTTTATACAACCATTCTGCATTTATTTTAGCTTTTTGTTTTACATTTGGTGTATCAACAATAAATCCAACTTGTGCTCCGCCTGGAAGTTGTCTAAGAATTTTTAATCTAGTATCTGAAATATTTATTAAAATTTGTCTATACATACTCAAAACCAAACTTTTTAAATCTGAATTTGTTTTTACTAAAACCATTTGTTTGAATATTCTTTCAAATCTATTATGAGTAAACTTATCTTCCTTAACTATAAACCTATGTTTATTTCTCCACAAATTAAATAAATTTTCAACAAATTTTACGAGTAAGTCTTTTTTATTTCCCAATTTTGGAAAACAATAATATGGTGAGCCATCTACTTCTTCAATTTTATTTTTAGTCAATATTAAGAGAAGCTGTATAATTGCATTTATATCATATTTCTTTAATGTATCTACAACATCCGTATCAACTAAAAAAAGATCAAAAAATGGCATAAGAGAATTCTTTTTCTTTTCTGAATCTTCAATTATTTCCCCAATTAATAATTTGAAAATATTTGAATTTAAAAGTTGTGAATTGGCATTAAATGAAACGTCACCTTTAATAATAATACTTCGCATAACTTATCCCTCCCTATTCTTCAGAAATTATATTTTTATACATTTCATCAATTTTTTCTTTTTCTTCTTTTATTAATATCATTTTTTTCTTAGCATACGTCATTATTTCCATAGATTTTTTATAAAGATCTAAAGATAATTCAATATCAGTATTTTCTTGATTGCTTTCAAAGTAACTATTTATACTTTCTAAAATAGAAATTAATTCTTTCAAAGAAAGTTTTTGTATTTCAGATTTTTTCAATTTCAAAATTTTTTCCATTTTTTACACCTCTTTTTGTTTAATTTTTGCTTTAGCATTACCATCTTTAAATAAAATATCAACTTCATCATTAACCTCAAGTTCATCTATACTTTTTATTATTTTTTTACTTTTTTTCACAACAGCTCCTCCACTTAAAAATGCAGAAAAAGGACTATTTTCTGTTAATTTAGAAAACACTTTTGTAAATTTATTCTCAACCATTAAAATATTGGTAGAAAAATATTTATCATTTTTAATAAATATTTTATTCAAATTTTTTATTTCTTTTTCAATATCTTTATGAAAAAAATTTTTTAAAAAGTTTACTTTAGGCAAAACTATTTCTTTAGTAGATCTTTCTAAATTTAATTTTATAAAAGTAGAAATGTTATTTATTTTTTTATTATAGTTTATTATTTCTTTAAATAAATAATTGGAATTCGATTTAAAATTTTTTACTGTATTTTGCTCAAATATATTAAAAAAGAAATTAAAGGATACTTTTAGGTTTTTTTCTAAATTCAATAAAATATCATTAAAATAATTTATTTGATTTACAATATCTCTTGAAACTTCAGTTGGAGTTGAATATCTTTTCCAAGAAGTATAATCAGGAATAGTTGTATCCTGTTCGTGACCAATTGCACTTAAAATTGGTATTTTAAATAAAGCAATTTCTTTGCCTAAATTAAAATTATCAAAGTATATCAAATCACTTTTTGATCCACCGCCACGTGTTATTACTACTACATCATAATTAATTTTTGATTTTTTAATTTTTGAAAGCGCTTTTAAGATATTAGGAACAGTTTTAGCTCCTTGCATGCTCGAAGAATATAAATGTATAATAGGAATATTTTTAGCGTATTGAATATTTTTTTTAAAATCTCCATATCCAGCAGCTGTTGGGGAAGTTATAATAGCTATTTTTTTTATCGGTTCAAGATCTAATAAACTATTTTGATTTTTATTAATTAAATTTTCTTTTTTTAATTTTAACAAAATTTCTTTTTTCTTTTTATCTATTTCAGAGTTTCCAAATGGAATAATTGAAGACCCATTTAAAACAAATTTAGCATTATACTTCCATAATTGAAGTGTTCCTTCTATTTTCCATTTTTTATTTAATAACTCTCTTTCATTATTTAAATTTAACCTTTTTAGCAAATAAGGTATCATTAATTTTGAAAAAAATACAGTCAATGAATAATTAGTATTTTTATCTCTTTGAGAGATTTCTAAATATAAATCTCCATTTTTACTCTTTTTTGCAGAAGTAATATCTCCTGTTATAATAACAGAAGTATTATAAATTTCTGATCTTTTATAAAAATTAGTTAAATAATCTAATAATTCAGATAATGTCTTAAATTCAAGAATTTTTTCCTGAAAGAACAACAGTAAACTCCCCCTTTATACTATCTTTACTTTCAAAAAAAGAAATAGCTTCATCTACAGTTCCTTTAAAAAACTCTTGATGAATTTTTGTCATTTCTCTTGCAAGAAAAATTTCTCTGTTTCCCATTATATTTTTTATATCCTTTAACGTTTTTAAAATTCTATTTGGGGAATCAAAAAATATATGTAAATATGGTAAATCTACTATATCTCTAAATAACCTTCTTCTATTCTTATCTCTTGGAATAAACCCATGAAACAAAAATTTAGAACCGGGAAATCCACTGGCTGCTAATGCTGTAAGAGGTGCACTTGGACCTGGGACAACATCTATTTTCACATTATTTTCTCTACATTTTTTAACTAAATGAGATCCCGGATCGGATATTACAGGCATTCCAGCATCTGAAACCAAAGAACACACATTATTTTTTACAATCAATTCAAATGCTTTTTCTAAAACTCTTTCTGCATTTGTTTGATTAAACGTAAATAATTCTTTTTGTCCTATTTCTAATTTATTTATTAATTTTAAAGTGACCCTTTTATCTTCTGTAAATATTACATCTGATTCTTTTAAAATTCTTATTGCTCTAGGACTCATATCTTCCATGTTTCCAATGGGTGTTCCTATTAAATATAATTTAGACATTTTTTCCCTCCACTAAAAGTTCTTCTGGTGAAATATTACATTTTTCAGAAAGAAAATAATTTGAAAAGTTTGCTGCTTTTGGTAAAAAATCAAATTTATTCTTTATGTAATTATCAAAAGAATCTATTCTTTTACTTTTTTCTTCTATTTCAAGTAAATATCTTATTTTTTCATAATTTTTATACTTTATTGAATTTTTTGGATTTAAAATTTCATCAATAATTATTTCAGGATCAAAAAAAAGATAGTATCTTTTTTTTATAACAACTTTAAAATCTTTTAATGAATCCATATTTGGTTTTGAAATCTTATATTCTTTTTCTATTCTTTTCAATTCATTCAATGGAATTTTTATATTCTTTGTCCATAATTCTTCATTATTTAATATTTCAACTCTTATACGTTCATTTTTTTCATTATACCACTGAATTATAACAGAATATTTAATTGCATTTTTTATTAATCTTTTGAAATTTTTTTCATTTAATATATATTTTTTTTCTTTTTCAATCAAAATTAATCACCTCAAAAAATTATATCATGAACAGTTGTAATTTTACCCAATTTTATGTTATCATTGAGTATATAAAAAAATATAAAAAAGGAGGGGTTTATTATGTCAACAGAAATAAAAATAGTAACCTTTAATCTTGGAAATGAAAAGTTTGCTCTTGACATTATGAAAATTGATACTGTAGCCGAATACGAGGATGTTACAGTCATTCCACATGTTGCAGACTATGTTGAAGGTGTAATAAACTTTAGAAAAGAATTTGTTTTACCTTTAATAAATATGAGGAAAAAATTTAAACTCCCTGATTTTGAAGATAAATCTAAATGTAAAATTTTAATAATTAAACAAGAGGATAGAAAAATTGGTATAATGATAGACGATGTTAAAGAAGTAAAAAACATAAGCTCCGATTCTATTGAAGAAACGCCTGCCGTTGGTGGAATGAATAATATTAGATTTATAAGTGGTATAGCTCGTTTAGATAATGAAATGTTAATTATCCTTGATATGGATAAACTTTTAACAGCTGAAGAAAAAATGGAATTAGACTCTTTAGTAAAAAAAATATAGTCTATAATGGCGCTCAGCGCCATTATTTTTAATGGAGGCAGATGTTGAAAAAAAGTAAATATT contains:
- a CDS encoding ATPase, which produces MRSIIIKGDVSFNANSQLLNSNIFKLLIGEIIEDSEKKKNSLMPFFDLFLVDTDVVDTLKKYDINAIIQLLLILTKNKIEEVDGSPYYCFPKLGNKKDLLVKFVENLFNLWRNKHRFIVKEDKFTHNRFERIFKQMVLVKTNSDLKSLVLSMYRQILINISDTRLKILRQLPGGAQVGFIVDTPNVKQKAKINAEWLYKMEHVWSFVFEPPVIFYTKSNKRRGLFKLKEKGILDKIKLNPQNWFVFPIHVCKKLIHVVVNKEYLALAAGLGNLFELASFEIVNNVKPDGIYILGMDKNFFEEDDDYNGVIYHEKDGTYVGIVGDDPSIDYFGYMKKVILTIHNLIVIDENRLPIHGALAEIKLRNGKKANVMIMGDSGAGKSETLDALNRLHKNVSEVNILIDDMGSLDILKTGEIVAYGTETGAFVRLDDLQPGYAYSAMDRSIFMNPNEINARIIVPYSNYSEIIKPTKIDYFFYANNYEKVKENEKAIEFFDSSESAYEIFSKGARMAKGTTSEKGLTYSYFANPFGAIQKKQQHDKTAKIYLKSMISSGVKVGQIKTQLGIAGFEKDGPYNAAQELLNLINN
- the rsmI gene encoding 16S rRNA (cytidine(1402)-2'-O)-methyltransferase, producing MSKLYLIGTPIGNMEDMSPRAIRILKESDVIFTEDKRVTLKLINKLEIGQKELFTFNQTNAERVLEKAFELIVKNNVCSLVSDAGMPVISDPGSHLVKKCRENNVKIDVVPGPSAPLTALAASGFPGSKFLFHGFIPRDKNRRRLFRDIVDLPYLHIFFDSPNRILKTLKDIKNIMGNREIFLAREMTKIHQEFFKGTVDEAISFFESKDSIKGEFTVVLSGKNS
- a CDS encoding chemotaxis protein CheW, giving the protein MSTEIKIVTFNLGNEKFALDIMKIDTVAEYEDVTVIPHVADYVEGVINFRKEFVLPLINMRKKFKLPDFEDKSKCKILIIKQEDRKIGIMIDDVKEVKNISSDSIEETPAVGGMNNIRFISGIARLDNEMLIILDMDKLLTAEEKMELDSLVKKI
- the xseA gene encoding exodeoxyribonuclease VII large subunit produces the protein MFFQEKILEFKTLSELLDYLTNFYKRSEIYNTSVIITGDITSAKKSKNGDLYLEISQRDKNTNYSLTVFFSKLMIPYLLKRLNLNNERELLNKKWKIEGTLQLWKYNAKFVLNGSSIIPFGNSEIDKKKKEILLKLKKENLINKNQNSLLDLEPIKKIAIITSPTAAGYGDFKKNIQYAKNIPIIHLYSSSMQGAKTVPNILKALSKIKKSKINYDVVVITRGGGSKSDLIYFDNFNLGKEIALFKIPILSAIGHEQDTTIPDYTSWKRYSTPTEVSRDIVNQINYFNDILLNLEKNLKVSFNFFFNIFEQNTVKNFKSNSNYLFKEIINYNKKINNISTFIKLNLERSTKEIVLPKVNFLKNFFHKDIEKEIKNLNKIFIKNDKYFSTNILMVENKFTKVFSKLTENSPFSAFLSGGAVVKKSKKIIKSIDELEVNDEVDILFKDGNAKAKIKQKEV